A genomic region of Bombus fervidus isolate BK054 chromosome 17, iyBomFerv1, whole genome shotgun sequence contains the following coding sequences:
- the LOC139996054 gene encoding uncharacterized protein isoform X3: MISDGIEQGIACFKCYASQSGHEKTDLLCSHFDGSPRFQVHCPSSTLCGKRTIYSKFKTPMITTVERDCAPQKRTVLTYSDNKWQNREEIVTSAYKEGCFIGEDRGAPAGPSEYCFCGHHLCNSSEPTKTINISYIFILITVLLFATLL, translated from the exons ATGATCTCTGATGGAATCGAAc AAGGTATTGCATGCTTCAAATGTTATGCATCACAATCAGGACATGAAAAAACTGATTTATTATGTTCTCATTTTGATGGAAGTCCTAGGTTTCAAGTGCATTGTCCTTCGTCCACACTTTGTGGAAAAAGAACGATTTATTCTAAATTCAAAA CACCTATGATCACAACTGTAGAAAGGGACTGTGCACCTCAAAAACGTACAGTATTAACCTATAGCGATAATAAGTGGCAAAACAGAGAGGAAATTGTAACATCAGCTTACAAAGAAGGTTGCTTTATTGGTGAAGATAGGGGAGCACCAGCAGGTCCATCAGAATATTGCTTTTGTGGTCACCATTTATGCAATTCATCAGAACCAACCAAAACCATcaatatatcttatatttttatactaataACAGTATTACTGTTTGCAACACTATTATGA
- the LOC139996054 gene encoding uncharacterized protein isoform X2 produces the protein MISDGIELTLIMQITAEGIACFKCYASQSGHEKTDLLCSHFDGSPRFQVHCPSSTLCGKRTIYSKFKTPMITTVERDCAPQKRTVLTYSDNKWQNREEIVTSAYKEGCFIGEDRGAPAGPSEYCFCGHHLCNSSEPTKTINISYIFILITVLLFATLL, from the exons ATGATCTCTGATGGAATCGAAc ttaCATTAATAATGCAAATAACTGCAGAAGGTATTGCATGCTTCAAATGTTATGCATCACAATCAGGACATGAAAAAACTGATTTATTATGTTCTCATTTTGATGGAAGTCCTAGGTTTCAAGTGCATTGTCCTTCGTCCACACTTTGTGGAAAAAGAACGATTTATTCTAAATTCAAAA CACCTATGATCACAACTGTAGAAAGGGACTGTGCACCTCAAAAACGTACAGTATTAACCTATAGCGATAATAAGTGGCAAAACAGAGAGGAAATTGTAACATCAGCTTACAAAGAAGGTTGCTTTATTGGTGAAGATAGGGGAGCACCAGCAGGTCCATCAGAATATTGCTTTTGTGGTCACCATTTATGCAATTCATCAGAACCAACCAAAACCATcaatatatcttatatttttatactaataACAGTATTACTGTTTGCAACACTATTATGA
- the LOC139996054 gene encoding uncharacterized protein isoform X1: MTSQIQSKKILLIAIIFLFTLIMQITAEGIACFKCYASQSGHEKTDLLCSHFDGSPRFQVHCPSSTLCGKRTIYSKFKTPMITTVERDCAPQKRTVLTYSDNKWQNREEIVTSAYKEGCFIGEDRGAPAGPSEYCFCGHHLCNSSEPTKTINISYIFILITVLLFATLL, encoded by the exons aTGACTTCCCAAATACAGTCAAAAAAAATCTTATTAATTGctataatttttctat ttaCATTAATAATGCAAATAACTGCAGAAGGTATTGCATGCTTCAAATGTTATGCATCACAATCAGGACATGAAAAAACTGATTTATTATGTTCTCATTTTGATGGAAGTCCTAGGTTTCAAGTGCATTGTCCTTCGTCCACACTTTGTGGAAAAAGAACGATTTATTCTAAATTCAAAA CACCTATGATCACAACTGTAGAAAGGGACTGTGCACCTCAAAAACGTACAGTATTAACCTATAGCGATAATAAGTGGCAAAACAGAGAGGAAATTGTAACATCAGCTTACAAAGAAGGTTGCTTTATTGGTGAAGATAGGGGAGCACCAGCAGGTCCATCAGAATATTGCTTTTGTGGTCACCATTTATGCAATTCATCAGAACCAACCAAAACCATcaatatatcttatatttttatactaataACAGTATTACTGTTTGCAACACTATTATGA